One segment of Methylotuvimicrobium sp. KM2 DNA contains the following:
- the sucD gene encoding succinate--CoA ligase subunit alpha, with translation MAILINENTRIIVQGFTGKIGTFHAQDMINYGAKVVGGVTPGKGGQAHLGLPVFNTVKQAVDQAGAEASIVFVPPAFAADSIMEAADSGIKYCVAITDGIPTQDMMKVKNFLRRFPEDERMILTGPNCAGTISPGRSMLGIMPGHIYMQGNVGIVGRSGTLGYEAADQLKRLGIGVSTSVGIGGDPINGSSHRDILEHFERDPETKVVLMIGEIGGPQEVEAGMFAKEHMTKPLVSYIAGLTAPEGRRMGHAGAIISAAGESAAEKVAVLKDLGVTIAPTPSAMGETVASVLAKSA, from the coding sequence ATGGCAATTTTAATCAACGAAAATACACGCATCATCGTTCAAGGTTTTACCGGTAAAATCGGCACGTTTCATGCGCAGGACATGATCAACTACGGCGCTAAAGTCGTCGGCGGCGTTACTCCAGGCAAAGGCGGGCAAGCGCATCTGGGTTTGCCGGTTTTCAATACGGTCAAGCAAGCGGTCGATCAAGCCGGCGCCGAAGCCAGCATCGTATTCGTACCTCCTGCTTTCGCGGCAGATTCGATCATGGAAGCGGCCGATTCCGGCATCAAATATTGCGTCGCAATTACCGACGGCATTCCGACTCAAGACATGATGAAGGTCAAAAATTTTCTGCGTCGTTTTCCTGAAGACGAGCGCATGATTCTGACCGGTCCTAACTGCGCAGGTACGATCAGTCCCGGGCGTTCGATGTTGGGCATCATGCCGGGGCATATTTACATGCAGGGTAATGTCGGCATCGTAGGGCGCTCGGGCACATTGGGCTATGAGGCGGCCGACCAGCTAAAAAGGCTCGGCATCGGGGTGTCGACCTCCGTCGGCATCGGCGGCGATCCGATCAACGGTAGTTCGCATCGCGATATTCTCGAACATTTCGAGCGGGATCCGGAAACGAAAGTCGTCTTAATGATCGGTGAAATCGGCGGGCCGCAAGAAGTCGAAGCCGGCATGTTCGCAAAGGAGCATATGACCAAGCCTTTGGTTTCCTATATCGCAGGTCTAACCGCTCCTGAAGGGCGTAGAATGGGGCATGCTGGTGCGATCATCTCGGCGGCAGGTGAAAGCGCGGCCGAAAAAGTCGCGGTGTTGAAGGATTTGGGTGTTACGATCGCGCCGACGCCTTCGGCGATGGGGGAGACGGTTGCCTCGGTTTTGGCCAAATCGGCATGA
- a CDS encoding malate--CoA ligase subunit beta, with amino-acid sequence MDIHEYQAKEILTEYGVRIPDGGLAYSPEDAVQRAREIGGSIWAVKAQIHSGARGKAGGIKLCRSHDDVAKAAEELLGKRLVTHQTGPAGKVCGRLYVEAGTDIAKELYFCLLVDRSSERIVMVGSAQGGMDIEELAQTKPEAITKIYIEPSVGLQDFQARAMAFALGLPVSMINTAVKTINGCYRALRDNDANMLEINPLVVTGKEDLLALDCKMGFDDNALFRRHRIAELRDKTQEDPREMAAADRGLSYVGLDGDIGCMINGAGLAMATMDMIKLAGGEPANFLDVGGGASPERTEKAFRLVLADKNVKAMLVNIFAGINRCDWIAEGVVHAVKKIDMKIPLIVRLSGTNVEEGRRIIAESGLPIITAETLAEAAEKAVQARDEVVAREG; translated from the coding sequence GTGGATATCCATGAGTATCAGGCAAAAGAAATTTTAACGGAATACGGCGTCAGGATCCCCGATGGCGGCTTGGCTTACAGTCCGGAAGATGCCGTGCAGCGTGCGCGGGAAATCGGGGGCAGTATTTGGGCGGTGAAGGCGCAAATTCATTCCGGCGCGCGCGGTAAAGCCGGCGGAATCAAACTGTGCCGGTCGCATGACGATGTCGCGAAAGCTGCAGAGGAGTTATTAGGCAAACGGCTCGTGACTCACCAAACCGGACCCGCCGGTAAAGTTTGCGGAAGGCTATATGTAGAGGCGGGCACCGATATCGCGAAAGAGTTGTATTTTTGCCTACTCGTGGACCGCAGCTCCGAGCGTATCGTGATGGTCGGCTCGGCCCAAGGCGGTATGGATATCGAGGAGTTAGCGCAAACCAAACCTGAAGCGATTACCAAAATTTACATCGAACCGTCTGTCGGCTTGCAGGATTTTCAAGCGCGAGCAATGGCTTTTGCATTGGGTTTGCCGGTGTCGATGATCAATACCGCCGTTAAAACGATTAACGGCTGCTACCGTGCGCTACGGGACAACGATGCGAACATGCTCGAAATCAATCCGTTAGTTGTGACCGGCAAAGAAGATTTGCTGGCCTTGGACTGTAAAATGGGTTTTGACGACAACGCCTTGTTCCGCCGTCACCGAATCGCCGAATTGCGCGACAAGACCCAAGAGGATCCCCGTGAAATGGCGGCTGCCGATCGCGGCCTGAGCTATGTGGGCCTGGACGGCGATATCGGCTGTATGATCAACGGTGCCGGTCTCGCGATGGCGACGATGGACATGATCAAATTGGCCGGCGGCGAGCCGGCGAACTTTCTCGATGTCGGTGGCGGTGCTTCGCCGGAGCGTACCGAGAAAGCGTTCCGTTTGGTTTTGGCCGATAAGAATGTCAAGGCGATGTTGGTCAATATCTTTGCCGGTATCAACCGTTGCGATTGGATTGCTGAAGGTGTCGTACATGCAGTCAAAAAAATCGATATGAAAATTCCTTTGATCGTGCGTTTGTCCGGTACTAATGTGGAGGAAGGACGCAGGATCATCGCCGAGAGCGGCTTGCCGATCATTACCGCCGAAACTCTGGCGGAAGCGGCCGAAAAAGCCGTGCAGGCACGGGATGAAGTAGTGGCGAGAGAGGGCTGA